In Bacteroidota bacterium, the genomic window GCGGATCCGAACCATGAAATTGCCGGAGTTAACAGAAGCCGATGTAACCACACTTGAAAGGGCCATTGATAAAATGAACGAAGGGCTGCCCGAAATGCGCTCTTTTGTTTTGCCGGGTGGACATGCAATTGTATCCTATTGCCATATTGCCCGCTGCGTTTGCCGACGGGCCGAAAGGAATACAACCCATCTGGCCGAGACCACACCTGTTAACGAACTCGTTATTAAATACCTCAACCGTCTATCCGATTACCTTTTTGTACTTGCCCGCCGGCTTTCACACGATTTGAAAGTTATTGAAACGCCTTGGAAACCAATAATTTAATAAAGTTTTCCACATTGTTTTGACATTATTAGGTTACTATCGATTTATTTATACTTTTGCACGAAATTGATGTGAAATAATAATTTATCGTTTACTTAACACATTGAAAATATTTGTCCTTCAACATCACTTTCACTTAGCTTCAGTGGAGTAAAGAGTAAATGTTAAAACGGGCAACAACTCAGTGGTTCAAAAAAAGTAAATGATTGCCGTAACATCTTTTTAAAAATTGCGTTACAAGCAATTATAGTACTGACACTTAAATGTAAAAATATACTATGTATTGGACCTTAGAACTAGCCTCATATCTCGAAGACGCACCCTGGCCTGCGAATAAGGATGAATTAATCGACTTTGCAATTCGTTCCGGAGCGCCTATGGAAGTTATCGAAAATCTTCAGGAGATAGAAGATGAAGGTGAAATGTATGAGACTATTGAAGAGATCTGGCCCGATTATCCTACCAAAGAAGATTTCTTCTTTAATGAGGATGAATATTAATGTATTATGAAAAATAAAGCGTTTCCCTTTGAAGCGGATGTTATGATTTTTGAATCTGATGGCTCGGCGGAGAGTTGGCCGTCGATTGACATCAGTGTTGATGGGATAAATGTATACTGCGAATCTGAATTATCTGACGGGGATGAGTTGATGGTGGGATTTGATGATTCCGCTAATCAGGAACACAAAGATGTTTTGGTTAATAAACAAAAAGACAATTTATATTATTTAAAGTTTGTAGAATCTTTTGAGCTATATGATTTGAAACTCCTTATCAGCAAGTGCCACGGAAAATCTCAAACCGCTTCGATGCTGCCAGATTTCAAAAAGAAGTAGTCGCTTAATTCATTTGCTCAGCCTTTAGTTCTGGATAATTGAAATTCAGTTTCTTTAAAAAATTCCGATGATTATTTTGTATGGGTTTGCTATTTTCAGTTTTACTTCTATCTCTATTTTGTGGCGCAAAAGCTCAAATCTTCTCCTAAAAAGAGTTATTTTTGTTTCCCTTTGTAAAGTGGGTGTATACCCAGCTTTGGATGGTAAAATTTTAATCTCAAACCTGTAGCCGAATGTTATCTTCTATTACAAAAAGTATTTCTAAAATATTCGGTACCAAATCCGATCGTGATGTAAAGGAAATACAACCTATTGTCGATGAAATACTCGAAGCGCATAAAGAAATTGAAAAGCTGAGTAACGATGAACTTCGCGGCAAAACAGCCGGATTTAAAAAACGGATAGCGGACCACATCTCCAAAGAAGAAAATGAAATTAAACAACTGCGTACGCAAATTGATGCAGGCGAGAATAGTGCTGTTGACGAGAAGGAAAAGATGTATGCGCGGATCGATGAACTGCAAAAAGAAATAAAAGGGAAAATAGAGGAAGCGTTAAATGATGTCCTGCCTGAGGCTTTCGCAGTAATAAAAGAAACCGCGAAGCGTTTTAAGGCAGGTGGGATTGAAGTGAGTGCAACTCAGTTCGACCGTGACATCAGTGTCCGCAAAGGAAATGTGGTGATACAGGGGGATAAAGCGCTGTGGAAAAACACATGGATGGTTGCCGGAAATGAAATTGCCTGGGATATGGTACATTACGATGTGCAGCTGATCGGAGGTATCGTTCTCCACCAGGGTAAGATATCTGAAATGGGAACAGGTGAAGGTAAAACGTTGGTTGCCACTTTACCTGTATACCTGAACGCATTGCCTGGTAAAGGGTTACATGTTGTAACCGTAAACAATTACCTCGCGAAACGTGACTCTGAGTGGAATGCGCCTTTGTTTGAGTTTCATGGCCTTACCGTTGATTGCATTGACCTTCATGAGCCAAACTCACATGAAAGAAGGGTAGCCTATACCGCAGACATTACTTATGGTACCAATAACGAATTTGGTTTTGATTACCTGCGCGATAATATGGCCCGTACACCAGAAGAACTGGTGCAGCGTGAACATAACTATGCTATTGTGGATGAGGTTGACTCCGTTTTGATCGATGATGCCCGTACACCACTTATTATTTCGGGACCTACTCCTAAAGGCGACAGTCAGGAATTTTACCAGCTCAAACCGCGCATTGAAAAATTAGTTAATGCGCAAAAAAGTTATGTGAATACCGCCCTCAATCTTGCCAAAACATTGCTCGCCGAAAAGAATGAAAAAGATGGTGGATTAGCTTTATTACGTGCATACAGGGGGTTGCCCAAAAGCAAAACACTTATCAAGTTTCTTAGTGAACAAGGCAATCGCGCTATTTTGCAAAAGACAGAGAACCAGTACATGCAGGACCAGTCACGTGAAATGCACAAGGTCGATGCGGAACTGTTTTTTGTGATCGACGAAAAAAATAATTCCATTGAACTCAGCGAGAAAGGGATCGAGATGATCACCGCTTCCGGTGAAGACTCAAAATTCTTTGTGCTGCCCGATGTAGGTGCCGAGATAGCTGAGATAGAACGCGCAGGTCTTTCAGACCAGGAAAAAATTACGCGTAAAGATGAATTACTCCGCGACTTCTCCATTAAATCAGAACGTATACATACCATCAATCAGCTGTTGAAAGCCTATACACTGTTTGAAAAAGATGATGAATATGTATTGATGGATGGCAAGGTTAAAATTGTGGATGAACAGACCGGTCGTATCATGGAAGGGCGCAGGTATTCGGATGGTTTGCACCAGGCCATTGAAGCCAAAGAAAATGTGAAGGTGGAAGCCGCTACACAGACATACGCCACCGTTACACTTCAGAATTATTTCCGGATGTACAATAAGCTGGCCGGCATGACCGGTACAGCTGAGACAGAAGCGGGGGAGTTCTGGAGCATCTATAAGTTGGATGTGGTGACCATTCCAACCAACAGACCCATACAACGTAAAGATGAAGAGGATCTGGTTTATAAAACCAAGCGTGAAAAATATAATGCGGTCATTGATGATATAGCAAAACAGGTACAGGCCGGAAGGCCTGTATTGGTGGGTACTACATCGGTTGAGATATCGGAATTGCTTAGCCGCATGTTGAAATTGCGAGGTGTAAAGCACAATGTGCTGAACGCTAAATTGCACCAGAAAGAAGCTGAAATTGTTGCCGAAGCAGGTAAGGCCGGCACCGTGACCATTGCCACTAATATGGCCGGTCGTGGTACAGATATTAAATTGGGGCCCGGAGTTAAAGAGGCCGGAGGTTTGGCTATTATTGGTACAGAGCGCCATGAATCAAGGCGTGTTGACAGGCAGTTACGGGGTCGTTCAGGCCGCCAGGGGGATCCGGGTTCATCTCAGTTCTTTGTTTCACTCGAAGATGATTTGATGCGGTTATTCGGTTCTGAGCGTATTGCCAAAATGATGGATCGTATGGGTTTGGAAGAAGGGGAAGTGATCCAGCACTCTATGATAACTAATTCGATTGAGCGTGCCCAGCGTAAAGTGGAAGAGAATAACTTTGGTATTCGTAAGCGTTTGATTGAGTACGATGATGTGATGAACTCCCAGCGTGAAGTAATATACAAGCGCAGGCGTCATGCGCTGTATGGTGAACGTGTTGCGGTAGATATCGCGAATATGATCTATGATACGCTCAGCACTTTGGTTACAGAGTTTCATGATGTTAAAGACTACGAAAATTTCAAGCTCGAACTTATTAAAACATTTTCAATGGAATGCCCTGTTGCCGACCAGGACTTCTTTGGAATGAAACCGGATGAAATGACGGATAAGGTTTACCATGCAGCGATCAATGCTTACAGGCACAAATCAGAATCTACTGCCGCAAAAGCGTTTCCTGTAATTAAAGATGTTTTTGAAAATCAGTCACAGTCGTATGAAAATATTGTGGTGCCGTTTACGGATGGTATTAAAACTCTGCAGGTTGTTGTAAATCTTAAAAAAGCATATGAATCCCGTGCCCGCGAAGTGACGGCTGACATGGAAAAAGGAGTTATTCTTGCCATGATAGATGATGAGTGGAAGGAGCATTTGCGTGAGATGTGTTCAAACAAATGATAAACAAGGTGAACAAAGAAATTATTTCTTTCCTCTATAAGGGGAGTCTGCCAAGTGATAATCCAAACCAGGTGCAGCAGGCACGCGTTCAGCAGCGTCCCCAGCAGCAATTAAAAACAAGTCGTGCCGAAGTTGCAGCGCCTGCAGCTAATGGTGAACCCCGGCAAGAGCGTCCAAAGCCACAACCTGTTCGCGTGGAACAAAAAGTGGGGCGCAATGATCCTTGTCCTTGCGGCAGCGGGAAAAAATTCAAGAATTGTCATGGAAAGTGAAGTGATTTCCCAACTTTTATCAAATCCTTTCTTATACTTGCTTTGTAGGGATTTTGACCTCCCGATACTTTCTTTTATTTTGTTGTTTTGGTGTTTATTTGTTGCCGTATTGCAATTGACTTTAATACCAAACCGCTATCAAGATGCTTAATAAATCCAGTTAAAATTACAAAGCGATTTCATTTTTTCCTTTTCATTATGTAATTCCCTCAAGGCTTTTTCAAGTTTATCATCAACTGCATCCAATGAGTTGAATGTATAGT contains:
- a CDS encoding cob(I)yrinic acid a,c-diamide adenosyltransferase — its product is MKIYTKTGDKGQTSLIGGTRVPKHHIRIEAYGTVDELNSWIGLLRDQQIKDEYKSLLIEVQDRLFTIGSTLAADPEKTGAHGERIRTMKLPELTEADVTTLERAIDKMNEGLPEMRSFVLPGGHAIVSYCHIARCVCRRAERNTTHLAETTPVNELVIKYLNRLSDYLFVLARRLSHDLKVIETPWKPII
- a CDS encoding DUF2795 domain-containing protein; the protein is MYWTLELASYLEDAPWPANKDELIDFAIRSGAPMEVIENLQEIEDEGEMYETIEEIWPDYPTKEDFFFNEDEY